In a genomic window of Primulina huaijiensis isolate GDHJ02 chromosome 10, ASM1229523v2, whole genome shotgun sequence:
- the LOC140986474 gene encoding probable LRR receptor-like serine/threonine-protein kinase RKF3: MGRLICCVMVLILQLFITTVSAKRDLQQSVSASTACPMDFGVLRRLGHGDKLLSVDPRAECQYIRQGLRLVQSEYLRRSNSFLPPLESAESCWDSYDSLVNYYMPNFNIRQRCGFQTTWIARGCMNITSRVAFESVVPQAALKDVVTACNQSLLNNSPCATCTTALSSLQASYLSGPTDGNVSDCTAYPFIYAAAFANQFGPTDQGTAKCLFNLDFTSSNSSGRTRVIVISVVAAVCGLVLILGFSGFWWLRRKKARDLRQKWKNMRNSGDVRFGLDSISASTNLIRFTFDEIKAATNNFSRQNIVGKGGYGNVYKGVLPDGAEVALKRFKNCSAAGDSNFTHEVEVIASVRHVNLVALRGYCTATTPMEGHQRIIVCDLMKNGSVHDHLFSLSDKKLSWPIRQKIALGTARGLAYLHYGAQPAIIHRDIKASNILLDEKFEPKVADFGLAKFTPEGMTHLSTRVAGTMGYVAPEYALYGQLTERSDVYSFGVVLLELISGKKALMAFIDGQPTLLSDWAWSLVRKGRAMSVAEENMPDLGPPEIIENYVLVAVLCSHPQLYARPTMDQVVKMLDMDVPVPSIPERPISLIANIDHIERSVSCSGSGQLSTPAGYQTYTLDEEHPEKERESNENSVDR; the protein is encoded by the coding sequence ATGGGTCGTTTGATTTGTTGTGTTATGGTGTTGATTTTACAACTATTCATCACCACTGTGTCTGCTAAACGGGACCTCCAGCAAAGTGTCAGTGCTTCGACTGCATGTCCCATGGATTTCGGTGTTCTGAGGCGCCTGGGGCATGGCGATAAGCTGCTGAGCGTCGATCCCCGCGCTGAGTGCCAGTATATCCGGCAGGGGCTCCGACTCGTCCAGTCAGAGTATCTGCGTCGCAGCAATTCGTTCCTCCCGCCCCTCGAATCGGCCGAGTCGTGCTGGGACTCGTACGATTCGCTGGTCAACTACTATATGCCTAATTTCAATATCCGCCAGCGCTGCGGCTTTCAAACGACGTGGATCGCTCGCGGATGCATGAACATCACCAGCCGCGTTGCGTTTGAGTCTGTGGTCCCGCAAGCCGCGCTGAAGGACGTAGTTACGGCGTGTAATCAATCGCTGCTCAACAACTCCCCTTGCGCTACGTGCACCACCGCGCTTTCTAGTCTTCAGGCATCTTATCTTTCGGGACCTACGGATGGGAATGTCTCCGATTGCACGGCATATCCTTTTATCTACGCCGCAGCTTTTGCTAATCAGTTTGGGCCTACTGACCAAGGTACGGCAAAGTGTTTGTTTAATCTCGACTTTACATCTTCTAATTCGAGTGGTAGGACGAGAGTGATCGTGATTTCTGTTGTGGCGGCCGTTTGTGGACTCGTATTGATTCTTGGTTTTTCTGGGTTTTGGTGGTTGAGGAGGAAAAAGGCAAGAGATTTGAGGCAAAAGTGGAAGAACATGAGAAATTCTGGTGATGTACGTTTTGGATTAGATTCCATCAGTGCGAGCACTAATTTGATTAGGTTTACATTTGATGAAATTAAGGCCGCAACTAACAATTTCTCTAGGCAAAATATAGTTGGGAAAGGTGGCTATGGAAATGTTTATAAAGGTGTATTACCAGATGGTGCTGAAGTGGCATTGAAGAGGTTCAAGAATTGCTCCGCTGCTGGAGATTCAAATTTTACGCACGAGGTAGAAGTCATCGCTAGTGTCAGGCATGTAAACTTGGTGGCTTTGAGAGGGTACTGTACTGCCACGACTCCAATGGAAGGGCACCAAAGAATAATTGTATGTGATTTGATGAAAAACGGGAGCGTTCATGATCATTTGTTTTCATTATCGGACAAGAAGTTGAGTTGGCCTATACGCCAGAAGATTGCGCTCGGTACAGCTAGGGGCTTGGCCTATTTGCATTATGGAGCACAGCCTGCTATTATTCACAGGGACATCAAAGCTAGTAACATACTCTTGGATGAGAAGTTCGAGCCCAAGGTTGCGGACTTTGGATTGGCGAAGTTTACTCCAGAGGGAATGACTCACTTGAGTACCAGAGTCGCAGGTACAATGGGATACGTGGCACCCGAGTATGCATTATATGGACAGTTGACGGAGAGAAGCGATGTTTATAGCTTTGGAGTTGTACTTCTTGAATTGATAAGCGGGAAAAAAGCACTCATGGCATTCATTGATGGACAACCTACCCTTTTATCTGATTGGGCCTGGTCCTTGGTTAGAAAAGGGAGAGCAATGTCTGTTGCCGAAGAGAATATGCCCGATTTGGGTCCTCCAGAGATAATAGAGAATTATGTTTTGGTGGCCGTTCTTTGTTCACACCCACAGTTGTATGCCAGGCCGACAATGGACCAGGTCGTTAAGATGCTGGACATGGATGTTCCGGTACCTTCAATACCCGAAAGACCAATATCTTTGATCGCAAATATTGATCACATCGAGAGATCGGTGAGCTGTAGTGGATCTGGTCAATTGTCCACCCCTGCTGGTTATCAGACTTATACACTTGACGAAGAGCATCCCGAGAAAGAGAGGGAGAGTAATGAGAACTCCGTTGATAGGTGA